A portion of the Diprion similis isolate iyDipSimi1 chromosome 4, iyDipSimi1.1, whole genome shotgun sequence genome contains these proteins:
- the LOC124405798 gene encoding 40S ribosomal protein S18 isoform X1 → MFQSLVIPEKFQHILRVMGTNIDGNIKVMFAMTAIKGVGRRYANIVLKKADVDLDKRAGECSEEEVEKIITIMSNPRQYKIPDWFLNRQKDIVDGKYSQLTSSNLDSKLREDLERMKKIRAHRGLRHYWGLRVRGQHTKTTGRRGRTVGVSKKK, encoded by the exons ATGTTTCAGTCGCTCGTTATACCGGAAAAGTTTCAGCACATTCTTCGTGTTATGGGCACGAACATCGATGGTAATATAAAGGTTATGTTCGCCATGACTGCCATCAAAGGTGTCGGACGGCGTTACGCGAATATTGTTCTCAAGAAGGCCGACGTAGACTTGGACAAGCGTGCTGGGGAATGTTCTGAAGAGGAG GTGGAGAAGATCATCACGATCATGTCTAATCCAAGGCAATACAAAATTCCGGACTGGTTTCTTAACAGACAAAAAGACATCGTCGACGGCAAGTACTCTCAG TTGACCAGTTCGAATTTGGACTCTAAATTACGTGAGGATTTGGAACGTATGAAGAAAATTCGTGCTCACCGGGGTTTGAGACACTACTGGGGTCTCCGTGTCCGAGGTCAGCACACTAAGACTACTGGTCGTCGTGGACGCACTGTCGGTGTATCGAAGAAGAAGTAA
- the LOC124405796 gene encoding calcium permeable stress-gated cation channel 1 isoform X2, with protein MDDNDNTSLGWDSPSPDTCIPFPRHNATIITDVYSGIPENLLLNTIGFLILVLIFGLLRKRAWNYGRLALLQKSDNRWTELFYGDNDGREIDVVGVEASVNFQLAHVDRGFLSWIVTAFRITDEELLRRAGPDGLLYVSFERYLILLTALMTAAALCIALPINFHGNLQGNGTRFGHTTLSNIDPTSDWVWVHSLLILSYLPIGSIIMRRFMKQVRDARPAGELAARTLLITDIPKHQCNVEALTQYFREAFPTLTVEDVTLAHDIKRLTELDLQRDCAEQARLYCENYAKQRPPLKMYPYPCGEVLGCCCHTVDAQEFYALEEFKLTALVDEERKAALARPLGMAFVTLGTPGAARTMKRQLRLSPTIKWSVNYAPAPSDIFWENLSIARPCWYLNAVLINLILGVTLFFLTTPAVIVSALNKIPITGEISNLSPLVSSFLPTVMLVSVAAVMPALVGKSEALVKHWTRSGLNRAVMRKTLLLLLLMVLILPSLGLTSAQALLSWTVNVSNGTANRWECVFLPDQGALFVNYVVTAALVGCGLELVRFPELALYTFRLCVARSRAERVAVRRAVLWEFPLGAHYAWLLLVFTMTTVYSLACPLITPFGLLYLCVKHLVDRHNLSFAYGPSIGGGRLAGAATSAAGVAPVLAQTSLLALGIVRRGLSPLAAVQLIGLAISVLGLVTGASLPTSKSKNIHLFRCKPQEGIWVRHKVLYHQY; from the exons ATGGATGATAATGACAATAC CTCGCTTGGATGGGATTCTCCGTCTCCAGACACCTGCATCCCTTTCCCAAGACACAATGCAACGATTATTACAGATGTCTACTCCGGAATCccagaaaatttattgttgaaTACTATTGGTTTCTTG atatTAGTACTGATATTTGGATTACTGCGGAAAAGAGCATGGAACTATGGGAGACTTGCCTTATTACAAAAATCCGATAATAGATGGACTGAATTATTTTATGGGGATAATGATGGTAGAGAAATTGATGTTGTGGGTGTCGAGGCTTCCGTTAATTTCCAACTAGCTCACGTGGACAGGGGATTCCTATCATGGATCGTCACTGCGTTTAGAATAAC AGATGAAGAGTTACTGAGACGTGCAGGCCCAGATGGCTTGCTTTACGTTTCATTTGAGCGGTATTTGATACTGTTGACAGCATTAATGACAGCAGCTGCTCTTTGCATCGCTTtaccaattaattttcacgGGAATTTGCAAGGCAATGGGACAAGATTTGGTCACACGACTCTGTCTAATATTGATCCTACTTCCGACTGGGTTTGGGTCCATAGTCTCCTAATTTTGTCTTATCTTCCAATCGGAAGTATTATAATGAGACGTTTCATGAAACAG GTTCGAGATGCTAGACCAGCTGGAGAACTTGCTGCTAGAACATTACTCATTACAGATATACCAAAGCACCAATGTAACGTAGAAGCTCTTACTCAATATTTCAG AGAAGCATTTCCTACACTCACAGTCGAAGATGTAACTCTGGCACACGATATCAAGCGGCTCACGGAACTAGACCTTCAAAGAGATTGTGCAGAGCAAGCAAGGTTGTACTGTGAAAATTATGCAAAGCAGCGGCCACCTTTAAAAATGTATCCATATCCTTGTGGAGAAGTTCTTGGTTGCTGTTGTCATACG GTGGATGCCCAAGAGTTTTATGCACTGGAAGAATTCAAGCTAACTGCGTTGGTTGATGAGGAAAGAAAAGCAGCTTTAGCTAGGCCACTAGGAATGGCATTTGTTACATTGG gtaCACCAGGTGCAGCTAGAACTATGAAAAGACAATTGAGACTATCTCCGACTATAAAATGGTCAGTTAATTATGCTCCAGCACCATCAGACATATTTTGGGAAAATTTAAGCATAGCTAGACCTTGCTGGTACCTCAATGCCGTTTTAATCAATTTGATACTTGGTGTCACCTTGTTCTTCCTTACCACACCTGCG GTCATAGTATCAGCTTTGAATAAAATACCAATTACAGGAGAAATAAGTAATTTGAGTCCCTTAGTTTCCTCCTTCTTGCCAACAGTGATGTTAGTAAGCGTAGCTGCTGTGATGCCAGCATTGGTTGGCAAAAGTGAAGCGTTGGTAAAACATTGGACTAGAAGTGGTTTAAATCGAGCAGTTATGCGAAAAACTTTACTACTGCTGCTACTGATGGTCCTCATATTGCCAAGTCTGGGATTGACTAGTGCACAAGCACTTTTAAGTTGGACCGTCAATGTTAGTAATGGCACAGCAAATAGGTGGGAATGTGTATTTTTACCAGATCAG GGTGCTCTATTCGTGAACTACGTAGTGACTGCCGCGCTTGTGGGATGTGGGTTGGAATTAGTGAGATTTCCTGAACTAGCTCTGTACACATTCAGATTATGCGTAGCCAGAAGTCGTGCTGAACGTGTTGCAGTCAGGAGAGCAGTATTATGGGAATTTCCACTTGGAGCCCACTATGCATGGCTGTTACTTGTCTTTACCATGACCACGGTCTACAGTTTAGCCTGTCCGTTGATAACACCGTTCGGATTGTTGTACTTATGTGTCAAACATCTG GTTGACAGACATAATCTGTCCTTTGCTTACGGACCTAGTATAGGTGGAGGTCGACTTGCTGGAGCAGCTACCTCAGCAGCAGGTGTTGCTCCTGTTTTAGCTCAAACAAGTCTTTTAGCACTAGGTATAGTGCGTAGAGGTCTTTCTCCGCTTGCTGCAGTTCAGCTTATTGGACTAGCCATCAGTGTTTTGGGTCTTGTTACTGGTGCATCATTACCCACATCAAAATCAAAA AATATTCACCTTTTTAGATGCAAACCCCAAGAGGGGATCTGGGTACGGCACAAAGTTTTATACCACCAGTATTGA
- the LOC124405798 gene encoding 40S ribosomal protein S18 isoform X2, with product MSLVIPEKFQHILRVMGTNIDGNIKVMFAMTAIKGVGRRYANIVLKKADVDLDKRAGECSEEEVEKIITIMSNPRQYKIPDWFLNRQKDIVDGKYSQLTSSNLDSKLREDLERMKKIRAHRGLRHYWGLRVRGQHTKTTGRRGRTVGVSKKK from the exons ATG TCGCTCGTTATACCGGAAAAGTTTCAGCACATTCTTCGTGTTATGGGCACGAACATCGATGGTAATATAAAGGTTATGTTCGCCATGACTGCCATCAAAGGTGTCGGACGGCGTTACGCGAATATTGTTCTCAAGAAGGCCGACGTAGACTTGGACAAGCGTGCTGGGGAATGTTCTGAAGAGGAG GTGGAGAAGATCATCACGATCATGTCTAATCCAAGGCAATACAAAATTCCGGACTGGTTTCTTAACAGACAAAAAGACATCGTCGACGGCAAGTACTCTCAG TTGACCAGTTCGAATTTGGACTCTAAATTACGTGAGGATTTGGAACGTATGAAGAAAATTCGTGCTCACCGGGGTTTGAGACACTACTGGGGTCTCCGTGTCCGAGGTCAGCACACTAAGACTACTGGTCGTCGTGGACGCACTGTCGGTGTATCGAAGAAGAAGTAA
- the LOC124405795 gene encoding histone-lysine N-methyltransferase NSD2, producing MSAFNAEGPKEASTNNTKNFGSTVTESGANDSTKTQDSSDTVNGLTDSKSVNHSPNTSRYGRIIKSKLHGSLPSSDYNLLSNKQELSSQSINGNGGSTSKKIFEDQVKSVSNPSPAESFNSTLNLSKDASNLSSDMECNWLLGQLAWARIGTFPFWPCVVTLEPVTMIYHKVLRTGRAQQMGIHVQYFGDKGRHNWVKSHYMIPFSGIKNFETLAESLTPEIKKKDPKYAAAFIVKSGMKPKWDKAVSEATDVLTMTNEQRAEVFKPPIKLLKSVATEAPKTNSKEKTIVRKRKLSPDNNKTSPKRMKAENADSEVDTDEKLEKPKSRKQKRENNDSKAEVNLSANTPPTPPSSHKDSSDEAPLPKKPKPKKLKKIVEGDFEIYFERNRDRIQEEQPDASESEIRRYLKKTWGSMNIASKSSYQVRLKQNNSSPVKGRRHIKESSSSSEEETEEVNVSLEEEQIFTTNKKLKSSAEKPDAGTIENTNGKKKRLHNLFKGMKQERVCQICEKTGKLTRCRGPCYSYFHLSCVKPGESSPENSIDGNITEDELFDNSRDTKEISGEEDENNQEEVESNDKTEDKSDDPVEQSEEEAFKCIDCLSGVAPACFICNEREGDRIRCTVFACGKHYHSACLKPWPQSHWQGGRLYCPYHVCHTCSSDNPRDSNHLRSPNEKLVRCVRCPSSYHPSIICLPAGSGILTGSQIICPKHYKAPHPPLNAAWCFLCTQGGSLICCDTCPTSFHPECLGIDAPDGAFICEDCETGRLPLYGEVTWVKLGNYRWWPSIICYPHEIPHNVLTIPHTPGEFCVMFLGTKNYYWVHRGRAFLYQDGDANTKTSTGKKYVDEAYRKALEEAQEMHLRLKIERAAAVKENGPKDLKPPHYVKLKVNKPVGNVKPVEVESIAACECDADWDNPCAPETDCLNRILSVECSSGICPAGPKCGNQAFVRRQYPSMIPFHTAGRGWGLKALEAIKSGQFVVEYVGEVIDEAEYKRRLHRKKELKDENFYFLTIDNFRMIDAEPKGNLSRFMNHSCQPNCETQKWTVNGDTRIGLFALRDIEIDEELTFNYNLACDGETRKPCLCGSPNCSGFIGLKAPKLMQQLNTTQEKKISKQKRSGKVKSCWTCGNKISDDDLLQCDQKTCGKRYHKSCVTFEDTESRFSCPWHHCAACSRRTSAHCSFCSTAFCQIHIEGKLTEYGDKGGFICNSHGTIGSDNNESDNDTETEKAESPIEFSSPLITGNPPTRDPSPRVSIIEVHGSSEEGEESQKEDDDEQVGNGIQPVSEVGKKKISKKNTPLSRRFSVRKQRQEEAAKTLNALTSSQLEAIIGGSVLNGEKNY from the exons ATGAGTGCTTTCAATGCAGAGGGGCCAAAAGAGGCGTCCACGAATAATACCAAAAATTTCGGATCTACTGTAACGGAAAGCGGAGCCAATGATTCCACCAAAACCCAGGATTCATCGGATACTGTTAATGGCTTAACAGATTCTAAATCTGTCAATCATTCACCTAACACAAGCCGATATGGAAGAATAATAAAGTCAAAGCTGCATGGCAGCTTGCCTTCG AGTGATTATAACCTGCTCTCTAACAAGCAAGAACTCTCTAGCCAAAGCATAAATGGAAACGGTGGAAgtacgagtaaaaaaatttttgaagaccAAGTTAAATCCGTTTCAAATCCTTCTCCAGCAGAGAGTTTTAATAGTActttaaatttatcaaaagaTGCAAGTAACCTGAGTAGTGATATGGAGTGTAATTGGCTGTTAGGTCAGTTAGCCTGGGCACGGATCGGCACTTTTCCATTTTGGCCTTGTGTTGTTACTTTAGAACCAGTGACGATGATATATCACAAAGTGTTAC GAACTGGTAGGGCACAGCAAATGGGCATACACGTCCAGTATTTTGGTGATAAAGGACGGCATAATTGGGTAAAATCCCATTATATGATCCCTTTTAGTGGTATTAAGAATTTCGAAACCCTAGCTGAGTCATTGACcccagaaataaaaaaaaaagaccctAAATATGCAGCAGCATTCATTGTTAAGTCTGGTATGAAACCTAAATGGGACAAAGCTGTCTCAGAGGCTACAGATGTCTTGACGATGACTAATGAACAACGAGCTGAAGTATTTAAACCGCCAATAAAGTTACTCAAATCTGTGGCAACGGAGGCACCGAAAACGAATTCTAAAGAGAAAACAATAGTTCGCAAAAGGAAACTTTCGCCTGATAATAACAAAACTTCGCCAAAACGAATGAAGGCAGAAAAC GCTGATTCGGAAGTGGATACTGATGAGAAGCTAGAAAAACCAAAATCACGTAAACAGAAACGTGAAAACAATGACAGTAAGGCGGAAGTGAATCTAAGTGCAAATACACCACCGACGCCACCCTCTAGTCACAAAGATTCAAGCGACGAAGCACCGCTTCCTAAAAAACCAAAAcctaagaaattgaaaaaaatagtggaaggtgattttgaaatttattttgaaagaaaCAGAGATAGAATACAGGAAGAACAGCCTGATGCTTCGGAATCAGAAATTcgaagatatttgaaaaagactTGGGGCAGCATGAACATTGCTTCCAAAAGTTCGTATCAGGTGCGATTAAAGCAAAATAACAGTTCGCCAGTGAAGGGAAGACGCCATATAAAGGAAAGTTCCTCCTCATCTGAAGAGGAAACAGAAGAGGTAAATGTCTCATTAGAAGAGGAGCAGATCTTCACGACGAACAAAAAACTGAAGTCAAGTGCAGAAAAACCTGATGCTGGTACGATTGAAAAtacgaatggaaaaaaaaaacgacttcataatttattcaaaggtATGAAGCAGGAACGAGTGTGtcaaatatgtgaaaaaactGGCAAGCTTACGAGATGCAGAGGACCTTGTTACTCGTATTTTCATTTGTCATGTGTCAAACCGGGTGAATCTAGCCCTGAAAATAGCATAGATGGGAATATTACTGAGGATGAGTTGTTTGATAATTCTAGAGACACCAAGGAAATATCAGGAGAAGAGGATGAGAATAATCAGGAAGAAGTTGAATCCAATGACAAAACGGAAG ACAAAAGCGATGACCCGGTTGAACAGTCTGAAGAAGAAGCATTCAAGTGCATAGACTGTTTATCTGGCGTTGCACCAGCCTGTTTTATATGCAATGAACGAGAAGGTGATAGAATTAGGTGCACAGTTTTTGCTTGTGGAAAACATTATCATTCAGCGTGCTTGAAACCTTGGCCACAG TCGCACTGGCAAGGTGGACGACTGTATTGTCCGTATCACGTATGCCACACTTGTAGCTCAGACAATCCTCGAGATAGTAATCATTTGAGGTCACCGAACGAAAAGCTGGTTCGATGTGTGCGATGTCCGTCATCCTACCATCCATCAATAATCTGCCTTCCAGCTGGTTCAGGTATATTAACTGGTAGTCAAATCATTTGTCCGAAACACTACAAAGCTCCTCATCCTCCGCTGAATGCTGCGTGGTGTTTTCTGTGCACGCAAGGTGGTAGTCTGATATGCTGCGACACTTGTCCAACTTCTTTCCATCCGGAATGTCTAG GAATAGATGCACCAGATGGTGCCTTTATTTGTGAAGACTGTGAAACTGGGCGTTTACCACTATATGGTGAGGTAACATGGGTAAAGTTGGGTAACTATAGATGGTGGCCTTCAATTATCTGTTATCCTCACGAAATACCTCACAACGTGCTCACTATTCCTCACACCCCTGGTGAATTTTGCGTTATGTTTCTCGGAACTAAGAACTACTACTGGGTCCACAG aGGCAGAGCATTTCTTTACCAAGATGGCGATGCGAATACCAAAACTTCAACAGGTAAAAAATACGTTGATGAAGCATATAGAAAGGCATTGGAAGAAGCTCAAGAGATGCATCTTCGATTAAAGATAGAAAGAGCTGCTGCTGTTAAGGAAAATGGTCCAAAAGACTTGAAGCCTCCACATTATGTAAAACTCAAG GTGAACAAGCCTGTGGGAAACGTTAAGCCTGTTGAAGTCGAGAGTATTGCTGCTTGTGAATGCGATGCAGATTGGGATAATCCTTGTGCCCCAGAAACAGATTGCTTAAATCGCATCCTCTCCGTTGAATGTAGTTCGGGGATATGTCCAGCAGGACCCAAGTGCGGAAATCAAGCGTTTGTTAGGCGGCAATATCCCTCTATGATACCTTTCCATACTGCTGGAAGAGGATGGGGACTTAAAGCCCTTGAAGCAATAAAATCTGGCCAGTTCGTAGTAGAATATGTAGGCGAAGTCATTGACGAAGCTGAGTACAAACGTAGGTTACATCGCAAGAAAGaattaaaagatgaaaatttctattttctaacCATAGATAACTTCCGAATGATTGATGCTGAACCTAAGGGTAACCTTAGCCGGTTCATGA ATCACTCCTGCCAACCAAATTGCGAAACGCAAAAGTGGACAGTGAATGGTGATACGCGAATAGGCCTCTTCGCACTCAGAGACATAGAAATTGATGAAGAATTAACTTTTAATTACAACTTGGCTTGTGATGGAGAAACTCGGAAGCCATGCCTTTGTGGTTCGCCGAATTGCAGTGGATTTATTGGGCTGAAGGCCCCGAAACTGATGCAGCAACTGAATACCacgcaggaaaaaaaaatttcaaaacaaaagcg ATCTGGTAAAGTAAAGTCATGCTGGACATGTGGGAATAAAATATCAGATGACGATTTACTACAATGTGATCAGAAAACTTGTGGTAAGAGGTATCATAAATCGTGTGTTACTTTTGAAGACACGGAATCAAGATTTAGCTGCCCTTGGCATCATTGTGCTGCATGCAGTCGTAGAACTTCAGCTCATTGCTCATTTTGTAGCACAGCATTTTGTCAAA TTCACATCGAAGGAAAGTTAACAGAATATGGTGATAAAGGAGGGTTTATTTGTAACTCCCATGGAACCATAGGTTCTGATAATAATGAATCCGATAATGATACTGAAACTGAAAAAGCGGAATCTCCAATTGAATTCAGTAGTCCACTTATAACTGGAAACCCACCAACCAGAGATCCTTCTCCAAGAGTTTCTATCATTGAG GTACACGGAAGTAGCGAGGAGGGAGAGGAATCCCAGAAAGAGGACGACGATGAACAAGTTGGAAATGGAATTCAGCCAGTTAGTGaagtcggtaaaaaaaagatatcgaaaaaaaacacgcCATTATCCCGGCGGTTCTCTGTAAGGAAGCAGCGGCAAGAAGAAGCAGCAAAAACTCTGAACGCTTTGACCTCTAGTCAATTAGAAGCGATAATCGGAGGTAGCGTTTTAaatggcgaaaaaaattattga
- the LOC124405796 gene encoding calcium permeable stress-gated cation channel 1 isoform X1: MDDNDNTSLGWDSPSPDTCIPFPRHNATIITDVYSGIPENLLLNTIGFLILVLIFGLLRKRAWNYGRLALLQKSDNRWTELFYGDNDGREIDVVGVEASVNFQLAHVDRGFLSWIVTAFRITDEELLRRAGPDGLLYVSFERYLILLTALMTAAALCIALPINFHGNLQGNGTRFGHTTLSNIDPTSDWVWVHSLLILSYLPIGSIIMRRFMKQVRDARPAGELAARTLLITDIPKHQCNVEALTQYFREAFPTLTVEDVTLAHDIKRLTELDLQRDCAEQARLYCENYAKQRPPLKMYPYPCGEVLGCCCHTVDAQEFYALEEFKLTALVDEERKAALARPLGMAFVTLGTPGAARTMKRQLRLSPTIKWSVNYAPAPSDIFWENLSIARPCWYLNAVLINLILGVTLFFLTTPAVIVSALNKIPITGEISNLSPLVSSFLPTVMLVSVAAVMPALVGKSEALVKHWTRSGLNRAVMRKTLLLLLLMVLILPSLGLTSAQALLSWTVNVSNGTANRWECVFLPDQGALFVNYVVTAALVGCGLELVRFPELALYTFRLCVARSRAERVAVRRAVLWEFPLGAHYAWLLLVFTMTTVYSLACPLITPFGLLYLCVKHLVDRHNLSFAYGPSIGGGRLAGAATSAAGVAPVLAQTSLLALGIVRRGLSPLAAVQLIGLAISVLGLVTGASLPTSKSKMQTPRGDLGTAQSFIPPVLRVKPIPNSPVETGVQNSTATLSSEIVEDLSDVPTDSNMVVMQESPRLYQDYGREPRV; this comes from the exons ATGGATGATAATGACAATAC CTCGCTTGGATGGGATTCTCCGTCTCCAGACACCTGCATCCCTTTCCCAAGACACAATGCAACGATTATTACAGATGTCTACTCCGGAATCccagaaaatttattgttgaaTACTATTGGTTTCTTG atatTAGTACTGATATTTGGATTACTGCGGAAAAGAGCATGGAACTATGGGAGACTTGCCTTATTACAAAAATCCGATAATAGATGGACTGAATTATTTTATGGGGATAATGATGGTAGAGAAATTGATGTTGTGGGTGTCGAGGCTTCCGTTAATTTCCAACTAGCTCACGTGGACAGGGGATTCCTATCATGGATCGTCACTGCGTTTAGAATAAC AGATGAAGAGTTACTGAGACGTGCAGGCCCAGATGGCTTGCTTTACGTTTCATTTGAGCGGTATTTGATACTGTTGACAGCATTAATGACAGCAGCTGCTCTTTGCATCGCTTtaccaattaattttcacgGGAATTTGCAAGGCAATGGGACAAGATTTGGTCACACGACTCTGTCTAATATTGATCCTACTTCCGACTGGGTTTGGGTCCATAGTCTCCTAATTTTGTCTTATCTTCCAATCGGAAGTATTATAATGAGACGTTTCATGAAACAG GTTCGAGATGCTAGACCAGCTGGAGAACTTGCTGCTAGAACATTACTCATTACAGATATACCAAAGCACCAATGTAACGTAGAAGCTCTTACTCAATATTTCAG AGAAGCATTTCCTACACTCACAGTCGAAGATGTAACTCTGGCACACGATATCAAGCGGCTCACGGAACTAGACCTTCAAAGAGATTGTGCAGAGCAAGCAAGGTTGTACTGTGAAAATTATGCAAAGCAGCGGCCACCTTTAAAAATGTATCCATATCCTTGTGGAGAAGTTCTTGGTTGCTGTTGTCATACG GTGGATGCCCAAGAGTTTTATGCACTGGAAGAATTCAAGCTAACTGCGTTGGTTGATGAGGAAAGAAAAGCAGCTTTAGCTAGGCCACTAGGAATGGCATTTGTTACATTGG gtaCACCAGGTGCAGCTAGAACTATGAAAAGACAATTGAGACTATCTCCGACTATAAAATGGTCAGTTAATTATGCTCCAGCACCATCAGACATATTTTGGGAAAATTTAAGCATAGCTAGACCTTGCTGGTACCTCAATGCCGTTTTAATCAATTTGATACTTGGTGTCACCTTGTTCTTCCTTACCACACCTGCG GTCATAGTATCAGCTTTGAATAAAATACCAATTACAGGAGAAATAAGTAATTTGAGTCCCTTAGTTTCCTCCTTCTTGCCAACAGTGATGTTAGTAAGCGTAGCTGCTGTGATGCCAGCATTGGTTGGCAAAAGTGAAGCGTTGGTAAAACATTGGACTAGAAGTGGTTTAAATCGAGCAGTTATGCGAAAAACTTTACTACTGCTGCTACTGATGGTCCTCATATTGCCAAGTCTGGGATTGACTAGTGCACAAGCACTTTTAAGTTGGACCGTCAATGTTAGTAATGGCACAGCAAATAGGTGGGAATGTGTATTTTTACCAGATCAG GGTGCTCTATTCGTGAACTACGTAGTGACTGCCGCGCTTGTGGGATGTGGGTTGGAATTAGTGAGATTTCCTGAACTAGCTCTGTACACATTCAGATTATGCGTAGCCAGAAGTCGTGCTGAACGTGTTGCAGTCAGGAGAGCAGTATTATGGGAATTTCCACTTGGAGCCCACTATGCATGGCTGTTACTTGTCTTTACCATGACCACGGTCTACAGTTTAGCCTGTCCGTTGATAACACCGTTCGGATTGTTGTACTTATGTGTCAAACATCTG GTTGACAGACATAATCTGTCCTTTGCTTACGGACCTAGTATAGGTGGAGGTCGACTTGCTGGAGCAGCTACCTCAGCAGCAGGTGTTGCTCCTGTTTTAGCTCAAACAAGTCTTTTAGCACTAGGTATAGTGCGTAGAGGTCTTTCTCCGCTTGCTGCAGTTCAGCTTATTGGACTAGCCATCAGTGTTTTGGGTCTTGTTACTGGTGCATCATTACCCACATCAAAATCAAAA ATGCAAACCCCAAGAGGGGATCTGGGTACGGCACAAAGTTTTATACCACCAGTATTGAGAGTAAAACCTATACCAAATAGTCCTGTGGAAACTGGTGTCCAGAATTCGACTGCTACTCTATCATCAGAAATCGTTGAGGATCTCTCCGATGTTCCCACTGACTCCAACATGGTGGTAATGCAAGAAAGTCCAAGGTTGTATCAAGATTATGGACGGGAACCAAGGGTTTAA